The Mus pahari chromosome 22, PAHARI_EIJ_v1.1, whole genome shotgun sequence genome includes the window GAATGGATAATTTtccaaggaagaagcagaaactacCAATAAATATCTTTGCTATCCATGAAGTGCAAATTAAAATTGCTGAGAGTTTATctcattccagtcagaatggatacCAGCCAAAAACAAATATAGGTGAGGCCGTGGGAAAAGAGGAACCCTTATTCACTGCTGGGGGGTAACCTACCACAGTGCTGCCAGCCAGGGTGGAAATCAGGATGAAggtttcttaaaaagaaataaacaaaaagcaaccaaGCATgtcccagaatttttcctgtccaattacattagggcagcaggaggcttgtgattggacagggaaaagggaggcagagcaaagaGTTGCAGAGCCAGAGAGCTTaccaggggagaaagagaaagatggaggcagatgtgTACCATCTtggctttaaccagccacaggtagttatgatatcataaggttagaataactaggataaagcttttatcattatcaatggGTTCTGAAATAATCGTATTGGcttcttgtaaattgagaatttattgatacataaatctgactggttaattataaGGTTCAAGAGTTTTGCTTTACTTGGTTCCTGGAATGTGGGACCTCTGATGGCAGAGAGGGAACTAGAGGCTCCAGGGACAAgcgagccagatgctggggtggggagtgcagctggagagaGTTGATGGTGGCAGGAGCTCCTGAAGCCTGCCTCTGGGGAGTTGGAGGGTGGGGAGAAGCAGGAACTCAGAGAGTTGAcaggttcatttttttaaatatttcctgaaacACAAGCAAACTAAAAAAACCTATACCACTATGCCACTCCTGGATGCATATATCCAAAGACACTGTAATGTACCATGGAGATACTTGCATATTCATGTTTATGGCTGCTAAGAAATGGAACCACCCTATATACCTACTAAGGAaatgaatagatacagaaaatgtgatacatgtacatgtgtgatacatatacataagcGATTTTTCTTCAGCTCCAATGAACTTATGACATGGCAGAAATAAAGATCTAACACATGTTAAGTAAGCTAAGCCAGACTCAAAGACTTAATTTCACATATTCGAaaccttgtgtgtatgtgtgtgtgtgtgtatgtgagtgtgagtgtgtgtgtgtgtgtgtgttgaactaTTGAGAGGTctgaaggaagcagggaagagtGAGAGATGGTTACGGAATATACAAATTGTGACATGAATGCAGAAGGGAATTATTAAGCGGGAAGGAGACTATTAAGGGTTGGGGAGAGGAAGACAATAGGGGAGTGGGGCAAAAAGAACAACTTATGTATTAAAACTCCATAATGAAACAcatgacttggggggggggattaacCTAAAATTCAAAGTCTGTTAGGTATTCTGGGAAGCTAGGTTATTGGGCTTCACGGGACAGTAAAAATGGCAACTTTCACAGTGTCTTCAGTTGGGCAAGACGGACAGTGAAGGATAAAACACACAGGGAAATCTCAGGCAGGGCTTGCGCTAGGAGAAAAGTGCCACAACTCTTTGGCAGGCAGACTGGTCCTTCAGATGGGAGTCATCGGGGCTATCATCTCTGAACAGAGGCCTGGAGAGTTTGGAAAGGGAAACTAGATTTTCTAAGAGACAAGGGAAGACTGTTCATCAGAGAGAGGTCAGCAGAGGTAGAATGTGAACAAGTAGGAGACTTGCGTGTGCAAGAGGGAGCGAGGAAGCCGGTGTGCTAGTGTGGGAAGGGCAAGGGCAGTGAGGTAGGGATGGCAGCAGAGGTGAGGTCATAAACACCTTTGTAGGCCAGGGGAAGAGTTAATATTTTCCCTTAAAGGTTTTAGGCTGATCATGCTCTGTATGGAGCAAGGCAAGCTTCATTTCCCATTGTAAAATGTAATCTTCATAATTCTACCAAAAATAAATTCTAGTGGCACAAGAGTGGAAACGTTCAGTTACAGTTTACACTGCAGTGGCCAGAGCACTGCGCTCAGTGGACGCAGATGGTCATCTTGGATAGGCATGTGCTGCGTAAGTAGGGGTGAACTGATCCAAGACTGGCCCGTGCAGAGCGCTGGCAGCCCAAGAGCTGATTCAGAACTAAGGGCTCCACGTCTGGATTTTAGTCTTCTGCAATGTGAACTGGAAGCTAACACAAGGCTTTTGTATGGTATGGGAGTAAATGACAGAGAACAGAAATGGAAATAGGGGTGCCTAGATGATGATCATCATcgtcataaaatattaataagtaaTATTTCGGCAGTCTTTCGGATTCTCTTCACAAGGTCTAAGTAGCATGTTGATGCCTCAAGGTTTAATATCTCAGACCTGTTCTCATTCACCCCAGTCAGAAGTGATGATAATATCAGTGTCCTGATAATATAGCTCTCACATGTCTGTGGTTTTTCTTCTCACTCACTTCATACTTTCATCAAGAAGTAACTGGGATTCTTACTCTTCACTTTGTGGAACACTGATAATTGACAtggcaaagagagaaaggattttGGAAGGTTCCTAAGGCATCTAAAAGCTAGTCACAATTCACTTGGCAGAATATATCGTGGGGACTGACCCAAACACGAGGCCTGGATATAGAAGTCAGCCTACCATGACCGAGTAGAGAATACAGGGAATATTTAGCACACCTACTACTATTCAGTCATCCATAACCATGGTTTCAACTGTTGCCTGTGTATCAATGTCAACATTTCTAGGAGTGACAACTCATGTCAACGCCATATTCCTATTTGCAGACATCTACCGGAATGCCACATTTGGGTGGGTATCATGGACATCTCAACTCTCATGCATCAACCTCATTTTTACATAGCTGTACTCATTCCCTTGAGTCAATGGCTTCCTATCTACTACCTCAGATAAGAACTCTAGCATCCTTGATTCCTTTCCTTGCTTTCCTACCCCTCTGTCAGCCATAAGTATATACATAGCTCGTGAAAGGGCTGGTAACTGCAACCCTTTATAAAGGTCTTCTGAGGAATCTTTTCCACTATCCGCAGCACAGTGCTTGGCACACAGGAAAGGACTAGGGTCTAGAAGGCACATTCTCTGAAGAGCAGCTCTTCACAACCAATTCCCTGGGCTCCTAAACGACCGAGTTATCTAGAACCCACTGGGAGACTTTGCTCCCTGGGACAGCACAACTATCCTCCTACGATCAGACAAGAACTCGTCCCCTAAAGTCACCAgacagctttttttttgggggggggaggagggcgACACCCCGCTGCTGGTTTGCAGGAGAGGTCAATCAGAAACCACTAGAGAGGCACTTGGCAAGAGTCCCAGCAAGCTGCGGCCCAGGGTCTCTGACACGCAGGCACGCGCGCGCTCGTGGAAGCTGAGAGCGCGCAGCCCCGGGTCCCCCTTTCCGCTTCCCGTGGCCTCCCTCCGCCTCACTCTTCTGCCCCGGGGTAGCCGAGGCTTCCGTTGCCTGAGAGACGCGGGTACCTCGCCACTCCTCCGCAGCACCAGCCCCGCGTCACGAGGGGGCGTGACCGACCACCCAGCTATGTCTCCGCCCCGCTCTGCGCGTGCCCCGCCCCTCGGGCCCAAGGGGGCGGGCTCTGCGGGCGCGGGGTCCAGACTCGATCGACTCCCGGCGGGACCGCGACACGACCGCCGCTGCCGCCCTTCTCCGGCCGTTTCCTTTCCCCCGCAACCCGCGAGCGAGCGGACGCAGGGAGCCGAGGCCTGGCGTGCGGGGTGCCATGGAAGGGGACGCGGCGGGAGTGGAGACACTGTCCGGCTGAGGCCGAGGCATGCGGAGCCACGGTGGGAACCTGCTCCCTACGCTGCCCCGGGTCTTGCAGCACGCCGGTCGGACGGGCGTCGTGGAGCAGCCGGGCCGCTGGGCACCGGGAGGGGACAGCTCGGAGGACCGCCTTCCCCGCGGGGGCGGGGCCAGcgcggcggcagcagcggcggcggcggcggcggcggcggcctcGGGCGCCCTGCTCGGCGCCTATCTGGAGCGCCACGGTCCGCCCGCGGCCTCGGACTTGCCGGCGCCGGCCGGGGCGTTGGCAGGCGGCCCcgggagcggcggcggcggcggcggcggcggagtgGTGGTCGGGGTGGCCGAGGTGAGAAACTGGCGCTGCTGCTGCCTCGGCAGCACCTGTTGGTGCCGGAGCCTCGTGCTGGTGTGCGTGCTGGCCGCCCTGTGCTTCGCTTCCCTGGCCCTGGTCCGCCGCTACCTGCAGCACCTCCTGCTCTGGGTGGAGAGCCTCGACTCGCTCCTCGGCGTCCTGCTCTTCGTCGTGGGCTTCATCGTGGTCTCCTTCCCCTGCGGCTGGGGCTACATCGTGCTTAATGTGGCGGCCGGCTACCTGTACGGCTTCGTGCTGGGCATGGGACTCATGGTGGTGGGCGTCCTCATTGGCACCTTTATCGCTCATGTGGTCTGCAAGCGGCTACTCACCGCCTGGGTGGCCGCCAGGATCCAGAGCAGCGACAAGCTGAGCGCCGTTATCCGCGTCGTGGAGGGAGGAAGCGGCCTGAAGGTGGTGGCGCTGGCACGGCTGACTCCCATACCTTTTGGGCTTCAGAATGCAGTGTTTTCGGTAAGTGGCGTCCCCCTGGCCTCTCTTTCTCGATCCCTCTCCAAATTTGTCTTTTAGAGGCCCTGTGACCTCCCTAGGAGGCGCTCTGTATGACAGAAGAGTCATTGACATTTTTATGGCACCCTGAAAAAAATTACACTACAAATTCATATAACACAGCCCCTTGGAAGACCTgataaaaaactattttttttcttggtgcgtgtgtttgtgtatgagtttgatttaaaaaaaaaaatgaagtacgTTGGTAGCTCTTGAGCCATAAAGCTTTGTGACTTGACTTCCCCAGCTTTCTCTCTGCCCTGCATAAATGCAGCAGGGTTCTGATTCAGGTTTCTGGTTATATTGGAGCTTGGGTcgcttttgtttttaacagtggaagaggagacagcagTAGACCCCAAGTTCTTGGAGTTTTCCTAAATTTGCAGTAAGCTTCTTAAAAGTAGTTGGCTGTAGTTAGTACTGTGGAAAAGTTGAGAATCCTGTTTATCTTCGTTTAGAACTCTATTTTGAAGTCATTTAGGTGGTTCATAAAACAGAATGAGCACCGGCTCTTCTTACACACATCATCTAAAGACTCTTGCACTCGTGGTCAGAGGTTTAGTTTATTCTGTGTAGGCTTCTATAGCGAGGGTGTGCCTGAGTTAAAGGTATAAACACTGCTGGTGAGATGGCGACCACTTGATGGGAACTTTATCGCCTTAGGACAAATTATGAAACCTAATCtgactatgttttgttttaagataggttATAACTctagcccaggctatcctagaactcgctgagtagctcaggctggccccagactggcagtgattctcctgcctcaacctcccttAGTGCTGTATCACAAGCATGAATCCCCATGTCCAGCTTTGACTTTACCTTTTCAGAAAAAGACTGAATGAGTTTCCCACATTCAGTGATTGCACACTATAGAGTTCATACCTGAGATTCCTAGGTATTCCCCCAGTCAACTAAAAGGAAACTGCATGTATTGAGAGATAGCAGTAAGTTTGGCCTCAGCCTTTCAGCTTTTATTGTTTCACATTGTGAAATATGAACATAAATTTTGATCAGCCTTATAATAATAGATTAGCTGTACCAAGGCTTGGAAATATGATGGAGGATTAGGAACATGCATGGTTTTAATACTGACAGTGTCATCTGTCTCTGGTACAACCTGCATCTTTTCTTGTCTACATAGTATGTGATAACTGCTATTCTAGGCTCTCTCCAGGTATCCTCCTTTCTTCAGCTGGTAGACATGACTACCAATAGTTGTGGCCTACAACAGATGAGAACACTGTGCAGGTGGTCTGCAGCCCTGTGTCTTAGGTGTCTGCTGTCCTTGGCTAAGGTATCTTGTTCTTTCTGCACCTTAGTTTGCAAAATGAGGAAAGTATTGGGCCTTGCTTGATAGGCTACTGGGATTACATGAGATGTATATGTAAGTCCAACCTGTATTCGGTGTTTACCTACTGTTTGCTCTTTCTGTTGTAATTCCCTACGGTCGCCTGGGAAGTAAATAAGTGGTAGAGCCAAACTTTGAACTATGCCTCAACTTATGGCCCTCTCTGTTTCTTCATGGAATATTTACCACCTAATAAAGTCATGGATATTGAGGAAGATATATATTGATTAcaactttttcctttcctaatgTCTCTTATATATTAAATTCGTAAGAAGTACTATACTACTTCAAATAGTTTGAGGTTACTCGGTTTGTAGTTGAGTTTAACAGGGGTCAGGAGCCTTTCATTTTGGCATCACTGgatcaggagaaaaaaataaaaatttctattgCAGGAGGGTATTGTTAccattttagaaagaagaaaacaaagcctcATTTATTTATCTCGAAACTTTTAGAGTCACCTGCCAGAGGCAGAACTGCAGTTTCAACATGTAATCAGCTGATGCAGTGTGTGTttctataaaattctcaaacacaAACAGACAGGCTAGGTCAGGAAGCCACTGGACATGGTCTGTTGATCCACATCCTCCTAGGCTGTCGTCTCACAGGAGAGGCCCTTTCAACCTCAGAGCACTGTAGGGTGAAGTTGGCTTTAACCTGATTTCTCCCTTTTGCCTTCTAGAGCATCATTGTGCTTGCACCCTCAAGGCCTCATGCCCGTCATACCTTGCCAagcatactttttgtttttctactttttctcctTACTGAATCTTTTAAAGTACCCCCTCCCCCGCAACCTCTCTGTTGAGACTAACTTCTCATTTTCTCAGTGACCACAAATATAATTAGCTCAAAGAGAAACTTAGGTATAAAAGACAGACAAAGCACACGTTTTGAAAATAGTCTTTGCTTGGTTCCTGCTATGTGAAATCCATGCTTCCTCATTTGTAAATGCTGTAGAGTCATGCGTATCTACTAAGCTAATGCTTAGAAGGCATTATTTTTTCCTGGCCCATCCTATTGTTGGTGGTCAAGGTAGTTATAGTTTAGACGCAGAAGCGTTGTAAAAGTTGAGTATACGGAAAATGAAAAGGAGCTCCCTTTGCTTCTAATTCTTAACCATAATTCTCTAATTCTCTCTTGTACGCTAGACAGAGATTAGCAAGCTCACACACAACATTTGATActctcaaaatagaaaatgtcaCTTCATAGTATTGATCCTTGAGCTATAAGAAACAAAATTCTTCAAGTGAGTACTTAGGTTTTTCTCTCCCATCATTTCTTCTGGGAAACAGGTAAAACTTCTCCCTCCTCGGAGTGCCTTTGGTGAGATCCTGTATCTGCAGGTCTTGCTGTACATTGTAGTGATCTCGGAACTTAGAGTTTGCGTGTTACCAAGGATGGCTCCTAACTGGACACATATTTGAGATGGCTTGTATGCTTTTCTTACTAGATTATTCATGGTGGCCTAAATTAGGCTGTAGTGATAACCTCTAGTTTTCAGTGGTCCAAAGGGAAGTTCTATTCTGCTTGGTATGGGTTGTGTCAAACTTAACTTTGGGGAAGGACCCACTGCCTTATGTTGTTTTGATTCTGGAATTTGGGCTGGCAGAACCATTGCTTTGCACTTGGTTGCTGTCCATAAGGAACTGCATTTTCTGCTTTAAAGTGTCACTTGCAGTGATCTCGTGTTTTTCCTAGCCTGAGCAAGCTGCACGGTCGTGGGTATGAGCAAGTTGCCTGTTGTATTCTGTGAGTCCACATACCCTGCTTTGACTTCAGTTTTAAAGGAAAGGTACTAGATGACTGAGTGCCCCGTGTTGAGTGATCCTAAACTAGAGTTCACATTGAGATCCCCAGATACTCAGCCGTTCAGCTTTTACCATTTTGCAGTTATGTATGAGGAACATACATTTTGACCAACTTTATAATAAATAGTCATTTGTACCAAGACTTTAAGAAATGACTGAGTTCAAATACATGACCAAGTTGTATTGCCTTGAGCTTGGTTGCTGAGAACAGTGAATTAATTCTGGACTTTCACGGGTCCTTTGTAGTGGATCTCACTTTTTCCTGGCCTGAACAAGTTACAAGGTCATCACTGACCTCACAGAGTGATGATGTGGCAGCAGGAGCGAGTAGAGCAGCTAGTGTAGACTTAACGCCTCTGGCACTTGGCACGCTGTCCACACACCAAGTGTTAATCAAGCCCAAGTCCTGTGAGGTTTGCCTCCTGTCAGACACTTCAGtctagcctcctgcctctgctgtgaaTCAGGGACCTTTACCAAGTGTCCTTGCTTCTTGCTTCAGGCTAACATTCTCTCATCTTTCTCTGAAAATGAACTCCGCAATACAAATATGATTTGATTATTCCCCTCTGTGAATCCTCAGGTAAGTTTTCTTTTCCGTGAGAATGGATTGCATCTACCCTTGACTAGTTTAGTTCTCTCTTTACCATCTATAGTGAGTGGCTATGCACTTTTTgatgtcttcatttatttaatcCTTGGCACCCTTAGAAGTAGACACTTTAAATTTAGCAAATAAAATCTTGTCTCTACTAGAAACTTCAGTTTTCGCTTTTCTCAGTTTCCAGTTAAAAGGAACTCTAGATCAGTAAAGAACTAAGTACTGGTACTAAGTACAGGAGACACAATTCTTAAAGACTACAATCTTCTAGAAGAAATACTTTGATAAGTCTGTTCAGACCATCACACCCTGCACTGAGTAAACATTACACCATTCTTGTAAAAGCCAATCTGTGAGATCCTCCTGAAAACCTGCACTTTAAAGTTACTTCCAATAAAATGGTGGTCTTGATCTCAAAGGACTACATGATTGTGGTTTGTATGGGTAATGGAATTCATAATAGTGTTTCCAATCCATACAGGTCTGACATAAGGCTGTGCCACAGGAGTTCCTAAAAGACTGTTTTACTttactaaaaggaaaataatataaagtcaaaattttctgtagataatTCTTTCAAACAAGTATACatggaaaatttattttcattaaccttaaatatttgaaatatatttttcattaacattaaatattaaaggaAGCATAGTATAGTATGTAGTACCTCACGCACCAACATGTTCTGAACCTCAGACTTTGGCATCTGTGTATCATGTTCTttgtagcttttttctttttctttttgagaaaagtCAGCAAAGTTCAGGTGTTGACAAACCCTTACCTGCacagcctaaaatatttactacttCACACTTAAGAGTTTGCCACTTCTGCTTTATAGTCAGTGCAACAAAATACCCACCAAAACAGTTCTTGCTGTTGCAGTCGAAGAGAGGCCCATATGCCAACATTTCAAGACAGAACAGTTTTAATTGGAAGTACCATGCATTAAGtgtaaagtaaaaacaaaataagtatttataaaaGTACAAAGCATTAAGCATCACTCAGCCCGTGTCTCAGTGTACTGACCTGCGTCCTCTCCAGCTCTCCATTACTCTGGTTGTTTACTCTGTCTCCATTTCTGGGTACCCTTAGAAAGTTAGACGCAGCCACAGAAGGACTTGCTCATGTATTGGATTGATTGTGAATGAGAGATCAGGGGGCATAAGCCCATACTGGCTGGAATACTGCCAGTCAAAGATGCCATCGTAACTTAAAACAGACATAACTGCACATGGCATGCAGAACCCTTCAGTATGTCTCCCAAGGATTTGACTTATCAACAAGAGTTTCATTTAGTAAATTAACTCACAATTGAACTTATATTTattacaattaatttttaaaattgggcaTGTCTAAAGCCATAAATGTGATCTTAGTCTTAACTTGGGCACTCTCAGGGCTTCTAGTTCTGTGTCAGTTACTATGGTCACGATGAAGTCCTTGAATGTCTCTGGCCTCCAGTTCTCTTACTTGTAAATGGTCAAGAGTAGGTAAGGTCTtagcttactttttaaaaagcagaggtTTTGAGCATTGACTTAACAtgaccttttaaatttttctaaagaatttagtgggaatgtgttttatttaaaaagtgttttatttccttgaattCTTGTTCTGTGCTATAAATACAGTCATAGACTGGAACAAAGATAATAGATTATAATACTTGTCCCAAGGTAATGTAtcaaatcatttttttattaatataaactGATTTGCTGCACATGGCATG containing:
- the Tmem64 gene encoding transmembrane protein 64, producing MRSHGGNLLPTLPRVLQHAGRTGVVEQPGRWAPGGDSSEDRLPRGGGASAAAAAAAAAAAAASGALLGAYLERHGPPAASDLPAPAGALAGGPGSGGGGGGGGVVVGVAEVRNWRCCCLGSTCWCRSLVLVCVLAALCFASLALVRRYLQHLLLWVESLDSLLGVLLFVVGFIVVSFPCGWGYIVLNVAAGYLYGFVLGMGLMVVGVLIGTFIAHVVCKRLLTAWVAARIQSSDKLSAVIRVVEGGSGLKVVALARLTPIPFGLQNAVFSITDLSLPNYLMASSVGLLPTQLLNSYLGTTLRTMEDVIAEQSVSGYFVFCLQIVISIGLMFYVVHRAQVELNAAIVACEMELKSSLVKGNQLNPSGSSFYNKRTLMLSGGGINIV